Part of the Natrinema caseinilyticum genome is shown below.
GGGCGTGGGGATTGAAGTAGTGGCCTGATTCGAGGTGGGCCGACAGCAGGAGGATGAACTCTGCGTTTGCGAAATCGGCGCTCGCCCGGTCGTACTTGTGCCAGAACGCGTAGCCTGCTCGCGCGCCCGCCGAGCAGATGTTTGTGTGGGAGTTGTGGCCGTCGAGGTCCCACGCGTTGATGACCCGGTCCATGTACTCCTCATGGCCGGGGCGCCCGACGTGGTAGGTAATCTCGTTTTCGCGGCCGTCCTCGATGGTCTGACGCATCTCTGAGGCGATATCGTCGAGCGCTTCGTCCCAGGTGGTACGCGTCCACTGGCCGCTGCCGCGCGGGCCGTCGCGCTTCAGCGGGTACTCGATGCGCTGGGTGTCGTTGATCTGGTTGACGGTCGCCGGCCCCTTCGCGCAGTTGCGACCCCGACTGCCAGGGTGTTCGGGGTTGCCCTCGATCTTCTGGATGTCGCCGGTGTCCTTGTCGATGTAGGTCAACAGGCCACAGCCAGCTTCACAGTTGAAACAGGCGGTCGGCACCACCGAGTAGTCGGTGGGGTCGCCGTCCGACCCGTACTCTCGCCAGTCGTCCCACTGTTCGGGATCGGGGTAGCTCCGCAACTGGCCCTCCGGAGCGATTCGTTCGACGCCGTCTGCTTTCCGCCGCTGTCGTTGCCTATTCGTGTCGTCGGTTCGGTTCGAGATGAGACCCAGCTTCTGGGCGATTCTCTCGACCGAACTCGGATCGAAATCGTGTCCCATGTTATGCGAGTGAGATGGTCTGCGGTGCGGTTATCCAGCAATACTCGTAGGCGAACAGTCCGACGAGCGTGGCCACGCCCGCGAGTGCGACCACGACCGGCGATGCACTCAGCGCCAGCGCGACCAGTGGCACCGCGATGCCGAGCGCCATGCCACCGGCCCAGAACGCGGTGGCGAATCGTCCGCGGACGATGCGTGCAGCTGCCTCTTCGGCGTCTTCGGTCTGATGGGGCGTGAACAGTTCGGAGGCCACCAACGCGAGGTGAACCACCAATCCGCCCGCCAGGACCAGTCGCGACGGTGTGACGAGTTCCTCGAAGCCGACGAGACCGAGGAGCGCCGTCGCGGCCGCCCCGGCGACGATCGCCTGCGTGAGCATGTGCAGCGGCATCGCAGGGCTCTGCCAGAGGTCTCGTCCCTTCGACTGGCTGAACAGGAACGCGGTGTAGATGGCCGTCGCGGCCGCCAGCACCGACCCGATCGACAGCACGATCGGGTTGACGACGAGCGCTGCGCCGAGCAGCCAGCCCAGTACCATCAGGCCGAGGAAGCCGCCGAACGCGGTGATGATGTACGCTCCTTTCACCAGCCAGGAGTTCCAGTTCGGCCGCAACAGCACCCAGTGGAATCGCGTCGGTTGTTCGAGGTCGAGGATGAGCAATACGCCGGTCAGCCCGAGGAACACCGCACTGAGTAGCGAACTCACGCCCATCAGCGTGACGTCGGGTTCGAGGAGTCCGAACGCCATCAGCAAGGCCGGAAGCAGGAAGATTCCCGCCGAGATGGACTTGGTCATCGTGTAGGAGTACACTTCCCAGCCCCAGGACTCGTAGTGGCTCTCACCGATATCGTAGACTCGCCTGGCTTCTTCGTTGAGCAGTTCGTACGCTTTGGCGGTCCGGTTTTTCTTCTCGCTCGTGGCTCCGGTGTTCGCTTCCGTGCTGTAGCCGCCGTCCGAGGCGACCTGATCGTCGGAGCCACACGAACACTCGCCGCCGCAGCTACAGTTACCGCCGCAGCCACAGCCGCCACCGCCGTGGGCGTGTCCGCCGTCGGCGCGCGCCGATTCGTCGTCCGAGGCGTTCAGCGAGACGTCCGACTCGGCGAGCGACTCGGCAGCTTTCTGGAGATCGAAGTCCTCGCGGGCCGCACCGTGCGTTTCGACCTGGTTCGGGGCGTCCGACCACATGTAGTGTTCTTCGCGGCCGGTCGAACCGGGTGTGATCGAACCTTCGTCGCCGTCGACGTAGTACAGCTTGGGTTCGGTCCCTTTCTCGGGCTTTCGTGCCTGGACTTCTTCGTCGGCGATTGTCTGGGAGAGGTCCGTGTTCGGGTTCTCCATGTCGCCCGCGATGATGGCGTCCTCTGGACAGACCGTCACGCAGGCGGGTTCACGGCCTGAGTCCACCCGGTGAGAGCAGTAGTTACACTTCGCGGCCGTGGAAGTTTCGGGGTCGATGTACAGCGCGTCGTACGGACAACCCTGCATGCAGGCTTTGCAGCCGATACAGCGCTCAGGGTCGAAGTCGACGATCCCGTCCTCGCGCTCCCAGAGAGCGGTAACTGGACAGACGTCCGTACAGGGTGAGTCGTCGCAGTGGTTGCACCGCATCACCGAGAAGTTACGATTCGTATTTGGGTAGTCGCCCTTCTCGATGTACTTTACCCAGGTTTTGTTTACGCCGATCGGATCGTCGTGTTCGGTCTTGCACGCCACCGTGCAGGCGTGACATCCGATGCACCGTCGATTGTCGATGACGAAACCGTAGTTTGTCATACTGTCATTGTTTTTCGTAGTGGTGACTTGGCTGTACAGCCATGCGATCACCGGCTCGCCCAATCATGTTACTTAACACCAAATAGCAAGCATGCGATTTACATTATAGTTTTCGCTGTTCGAGCGCGGCGAACGTTCACATACGTTATCTGTATGCGTTCGCCGAAATTTCCATTTAGCGCCTAAATTGTATTTTAGGAATATTAGGGGGATAATTCAGTTTGGACCGACGGTAAACCGCGAGTCGGACGGTAGACGTTCGGACGCGACACCGTTGGAAATCGAGTTCGTATCCGACGCAAAAGAAAAAAACGGGACCGCTACGTAGGTCGTATCGACCCGCTTACAGGAACAACACCGGAATGGTATTGCGGAAGATGTTGAGCGCGATGACCAACAGCATGACGATGACCAGCCAGTTGAATTTCTTCTCGTCGATTTCGAGGCGGCGGAGATAGGTTCCGAACAAGAGCCCGACAATTGTAATGACCCCGATAGCCGACCCTAACCACAGCCGGTAGGGCGTCAGCAGCCCGTTGAACCACATATGGATGATGCGCTCGGTGAATACGACGGTGAACACCATCGACAGCCCGCCGACGTACCGCTCGGTGTCGCGTTCGAACGTGTGCAGGTACGCGGGTAACAGCGGACCGAGGTTCGCGGCCGCCAGCAGGAACCCCTCACCGAGGCCGACCGCGCCGAGAGCGACGGGATTGCTGGCCTCCTCGATCATGACGAAGTTACTGATGACCTCGAACAGCACATACCCGAGCAGCAAGACCGCGATAAGGAACGGAATCAACGGTCCCTTCTGGAACGAATTGAGGAAAAACACGCCAATGATCGAGCCGAGGAGCGCGAGCGTAATGAGCGACCACTCGCGCTTGATGTACGTCAGCCCAGTTTTCGTCTCCCCGACCTGAAAGACGTTAATCATCCACGGGGGAATGGCCAGCACCACGACCGCGAGTGTCGGATCGATGACCGTCGCGAACACCGGAGTCGTGATGAGCGCATACCCGAAGCCGAGTGCGCCCTTGACCGCACCTGCAAAAATTGCCACGAGGAAGAAGAACGCTAGCGTGACCGTGCCCACCTCGCTGTTCACCCCCGCGGTTACGTTCTCGAAACCGGGAAACAACACTACGCTGGCAATCAGGACGAGCCCGGTCGCCACCACCATCGTCACCTCACGGTACCGAAATTCGAGCAGGTTCTTGGTGAACTGCCTCGGTTGGATTTTCGTATCTTCAGTCGCCATTATGAACCACGCACCGGTGCCGTTTCACTTCACCGTAGTATTGGGTTTGTAAGGTGTTCGATGTCACTACCGACTGGAGTGCTGCGTTTTTCGTTGACATGTTGATCACGTATCGTTTGCTTGCGTCACTACTCGACTGCGCATTTGTTCGGCCCGAGTTCGATTTCGGGGTCTTCGACCTCGTGTTTGCCCTCGTTGATGGCGATTATCTCCTCGTGATTCGCCGGCTTCGAACCCAACTGTTCGACGATGTAGTCGACGAACTCCTCCTTGGAGTCTTTCTGGACGGCCTCGTTCGTCGCCTCTATCTCGCCGATCGTCGCCGTGATCGGCGTGCCAGCGTCGACCTCTCCACCGCTGTAGTGAGCAGGGAAGACCGACACATCGTCGTCGTGGGTGAGGATTTTGCCGAAGATCGACTCATAGAGCACTTCCGCATGCTCTTCGGCGCCCTCGTCGCCGTGTTCCAGATCGGGGCGACCGACACTGTCGACGAACTGCGTGTCGCCCGTCAACATCGCTGCGTCGTCGACGAGGTAGGAGGTACTCTCCATCGTGTGACCGGGTGTATGGAGGACCTTGATTTCGTGTCCGCCGAGGTCGAGCGTCTTGCCGTCCGCGACGGCGCGGAACTCCGAGCAGCCACCCGGCTGTTCGGTTCGGTCAGAGACGGGCGCGCCGACGATGAGGTCGGCGTCGTGCTTTTCTGCGAGTTCGCAACCGGACGAGATATGGTCGGCGTGGATGTGGGTAAGCGCCACGTACTTGACGTCGACCTCGCCGTTCTCGTCCTGGAATCGTTCGTCGCTTTTGAGATTGCGCTCGAAGACGTCGGTGTACTGGACCGGGTCGACGATCATCGCCTCGCCGTCGGCGCCGACGACGTACGACAGGCAGCCGTTGGCGACGCGTTTGGTCTGTTTGAACACGATGTCGGAACCGAGGTCGATGTCGACAACGTCGAAGACTTGACTCCAGCCGAGCATGCCGTCCTCGAGAGTGGCGGCGTCGAAGCCGCGACGCGAGAGTGCACTCGCGGCCCGACGGCTCGTGTTCCCGTGTGCGCATACCACGACGATTCGCTCACCCTCGTCGAATAGTTCATGCGGGTCTACCTCGAATTCGTCTGCTTCGGCATCATACGGCAGATGGATGGCGCCGGGAATGTGCCACTGTTCGTACGAATCATGCGACCGCACGTCTGCGATTGGCGTCTTGTAGTCGATTCTACCCATAAGTCCTTGGGGCGTGATTTGCCCCATGACGTGGCCTGATTGCATTAGAGTCACCTGCGATGTGTCGTGGTTGCAGTTACCACGATAAGGAAATATTAGGACCAAATAGAAATATCTATGGTATTATCTAACTCGACAAATCAGCTGTAATTTGGTTAATTGCAGGTGGGTGTGATACAATCGTAATTAACGTTTAAGAAGCGCCGTACCCTCACTCCGCGTATGTTCGATTCGATCCTGATACCGGTCGACGGAACTGACACGATGGACGAGCTGATCAAGCGCGGCTACGAGTTGGCCCAGACGCACGACGCTGACGTCCACGGACTGTTCGTGAACAACGTCTCTGACATTATCCCCACGACCACAGCGCCCGCAGCCCCGCGCGAAATCGATGAAGAAGTCGAACGGCAAGGTGAACGCACACTCGATCGAATGCGTCGGCTTTCACCGCCGGGATTCGACCCCGTCACCGAGTTCCGTCAGGGCAATCCGGCCAACGAGATCATCAGGTACACGGACGAGAACGACATCGATTGCATCGTCATCGGCCGGAAAGGGACGTCCGTCCTCTCACACCTCGGGAGCAACACCTCCGGCGTCGTCCAGGGAAGCAACGTCCCCGTGTTGGTCGTGCCGTTCGGCGACTCGGACGCCGAATCCGAAGAAGCGTAAGTCGCAGCGTCTCTCCGTACCCGCAGTCAAGTCACCGCTTTTCGTTGAACGCCTCCTCGAGGTGGACGTTACTCCGGGGAATCATCGACACCTCGCAGTACTCCTCGCCGTTGGCGTAGTCGACGCCGGGCTGGATGTGCGGGTACGGGCCGTCGGCAGGCGTGTTCTGGACCTCGCCGCCGTCCTCCGGGGTCTGGACGAGCCCCATCACGTCGTAGTCGACGGGCGAGTTGTTCTCGAAGTACTCGATGAGCACGTCGACGGGGATAGTGCCGTTCTCGATCTCGACGTTCCGGAAGGGGAACCCACAGTTGCCGAGGTCCTTCTCGGGGTCGCCGGGTCGCCGCAGCGTCGCCACCGTGTACGTCTCCTCGGGGTCCATCGGTTCGCCATCGACGGTCATCTCGACGAGTCGGCGGCCGCGTTTTGCGGTCGGGTCGACGGTGACCTCGACGTTCGAGGAGTAGTTACGGAGACGGCCGTCTTCCTGGTCGTAGACGTACGGCGTGAAGTTGTCCATCAGGAAGTTCTCCATGTGGTTCATGATCTGTTGGCCGTACGCGTCGCCCTTCGCGACGGGCGCGGTCATCGGGAAGAACGTGTAGAGGTCGCCGATAGTGACCTCGCCCGCCGGGATGGCCGACCCGTATCGGAACCCGTGGGAGATAGCCAGGTCGGC
Proteins encoded:
- a CDS encoding 4Fe-4S dicluster domain-containing protein, which gives rise to MTNYGFVIDNRRCIGCHACTVACKTEHDDPIGVNKTWVKYIEKGDYPNTNRNFSVMRCNHCDDSPCTDVCPVTALWEREDGIVDFDPERCIGCKACMQGCPYDALYIDPETSTAAKCNYCSHRVDSGREPACVTVCPEDAIIAGDMENPNTDLSQTIADEEVQARKPEKGTEPKLYYVDGDEGSITPGSTGREEHYMWSDAPNQVETHGAAREDFDLQKAAESLAESDVSLNASDDESARADGGHAHGGGGCGCGGNCSCGGECSCGSDDQVASDGGYSTEANTGATSEKKNRTAKAYELLNEEARRVYDIGESHYESWGWEVYSYTMTKSISAGIFLLPALLMAFGLLEPDVTLMGVSSLLSAVFLGLTGVLLILDLEQPTRFHWVLLRPNWNSWLVKGAYIITAFGGFLGLMVLGWLLGAALVVNPIVLSIGSVLAAATAIYTAFLFSQSKGRDLWQSPAMPLHMLTQAIVAGAAATALLGLVGFEELVTPSRLVLAGGLVVHLALVASELFTPHQTEDAEEAAARIVRGRFATAFWAGGMALGIAVPLVALALSASPVVVALAGVATLVGLFAYEYCWITAPQTISLA
- a CDS encoding universal stress protein, translating into MFDSILIPVDGTDTMDELIKRGYELAQTHDADVHGLFVNNVSDIIPTTTAPAAPREIDEEVERQGERTLDRMRRLSPPGFDPVTEFRQGNPANEIIRYTDENDIDCIVIGRKGTSVLSHLGSNTSGVVQGSNVPVLVVPFGDSDAESEEA
- a CDS encoding sulfite exporter TauE/SafE family protein, yielding MATEDTKIQPRQFTKNLLEFRYREVTMVVATGLVLIASVVLFPGFENVTAGVNSEVGTVTLAFFFLVAIFAGAVKGALGFGYALITTPVFATVIDPTLAVVVLAIPPWMINVFQVGETKTGLTYIKREWSLITLALLGSIIGVFFLNSFQKGPLIPFLIAVLLLGYVLFEVISNFVMIEEASNPVALGAVGLGEGFLLAAANLGPLLPAYLHTFERDTERYVGGLSMVFTVVFTERIIHMWFNGLLTPYRLWLGSAIGVITIVGLLFGTYLRRLEIDEKKFNWLVIVMLLVIALNIFRNTIPVLFL
- a CDS encoding MBL fold metallo-hydrolase, whose translation is MGRIDYKTPIADVRSHDSYEQWHIPGAIHLPYDAEADEFEVDPHELFDEGERIVVVCAHGNTSRRAASALSRRGFDAATLEDGMLGWSQVFDVVDIDLGSDIVFKQTKRVANGCLSYVVGADGEAMIVDPVQYTDVFERNLKSDERFQDENGEVDVKYVALTHIHADHISSGCELAEKHDADLIVGAPVSDRTEQPGGCSEFRAVADGKTLDLGGHEIKVLHTPGHTMESTSYLVDDAAMLTGDTQFVDSVGRPDLEHGDEGAEEHAEVLYESIFGKILTHDDDVSVFPAHYSGGEVDAGTPITATIGEIEATNEAVQKDSKEEFVDYIVEQLGSKPANHEEIIAINEGKHEVEDPEIELGPNKCAVE